A window of Dissulfurirhabdus thermomarina contains these coding sequences:
- a CDS encoding chloride channel protein, translated as MRRRLFRPPPRGGRRALFGEHLFMVLVAIVCGLAGGFGAVAFRELIKLFQTLFWGGGRDLLHLALSHPWTWRVAAPALGGLVVGPLVYYFAKEAKGHGVPEVMEAVMLRGGAIRPRVVLVKSLASAVCISSGGSVGREGPIVQIGSALGSAVGQVLKVTPRQLRTLVACGAAAGIAATFNAPIAGALFAVEIILGDFRVPQFSPIVISSVVATVVSRHFLGNFPAFEVPPYHLVSPLELPIYMVVGAASGLVALAFIKTLTACEDLFEWLPFPEPLKAVLGGLLVGAVGIRLPHVFGVGYETINQALVGALPAGMLALLLLAKLAATSLTIGSGGSGGVFAPSLFLGAVTGGVLGTFVHHAFPAVTAASGAYALVTMGAVVAAATHAPITAIIMIFELTDEYTIIPPLMAACVVSTLLATLLEKDSIYTVKLRRRGVDLAREEDPNVLKSVRVRDVMDPLPAIIPGTTPFREVLDVILRRGRGAFFVVNMEEELLGTLSLEDVRFFAFQREDLQGVVVAADMVHPDVPRVTTEDTLDVAVQILAEGGRDEIAVVDPENPRRIVGSLLEKDVLRAYSREIYRRDLAGAVASATAALDRVRHVDIGDGYLLAELPAPRSFVGRTLRELDIRVRYGLQILFVRTRDGDAAPRVLVPLGEYRVRDRDVLVAAGPRQAVEELMDLQ; from the coding sequence ATGCGCCGGCGTCTCTTCCGCCCTCCGCCGAGGGGCGGCCGCCGGGCCCTCTTCGGCGAGCACCTCTTCATGGTGCTGGTGGCCATCGTCTGCGGCCTGGCCGGCGGCTTCGGGGCCGTGGCCTTCCGGGAACTCATCAAGCTCTTCCAGACCCTTTTCTGGGGCGGGGGCCGGGACCTCCTCCACCTGGCCCTCTCCCACCCGTGGACCTGGCGGGTGGCGGCCCCGGCCCTCGGCGGCCTCGTGGTGGGGCCGCTGGTCTACTACTTCGCCAAGGAGGCCAAGGGGCACGGGGTGCCGGAGGTCATGGAGGCGGTGATGCTCCGGGGAGGCGCCATCCGGCCCCGGGTGGTCCTGGTGAAGTCCCTCGCCTCGGCCGTCTGCATCTCCTCCGGCGGCTCGGTGGGGCGCGAGGGGCCCATCGTCCAGATCGGCTCCGCCCTGGGCTCGGCCGTCGGCCAGGTGCTCAAGGTGACGCCGCGGCAGCTCCGGACCCTGGTGGCCTGCGGTGCGGCCGCCGGGATCGCCGCCACCTTCAACGCCCCCATCGCCGGGGCGCTCTTCGCCGTGGAGATCATCCTCGGCGACTTCCGGGTGCCCCAGTTCAGTCCCATCGTGATCTCGTCGGTGGTGGCCACGGTGGTCTCGCGCCACTTCCTCGGCAACTTCCCGGCCTTCGAGGTGCCCCCCTACCACCTCGTCAGCCCCCTGGAGCTCCCCATCTACATGGTGGTCGGGGCGGCGTCCGGCCTCGTGGCCCTGGCCTTCATCAAGACGCTGACCGCCTGCGAGGACCTCTTCGAGTGGCTGCCCTTCCCCGAGCCCCTGAAGGCGGTCCTCGGCGGGCTCCTCGTGGGGGCCGTCGGGATCCGGCTCCCCCACGTCTTCGGCGTGGGCTACGAGACCATCAACCAGGCCCTGGTGGGGGCCCTGCCGGCGGGGATGCTGGCGCTGCTCCTGCTCGCGAAGCTGGCGGCCACCTCGCTCACCATCGGCTCGGGGGGGTCGGGGGGCGTCTTCGCCCCGTCGCTCTTCCTCGGCGCGGTGACGGGCGGGGTGCTCGGGACCTTCGTGCACCACGCCTTCCCCGCCGTGACGGCCGCCTCCGGCGCCTACGCCCTGGTGACCATGGGGGCCGTGGTGGCCGCCGCCACCCACGCCCCCATCACGGCCATCATCATGATCTTCGAGCTGACGGACGAATACACCATCATCCCGCCGCTCATGGCGGCCTGCGTGGTGAGCACCCTCCTGGCCACCCTGCTCGAGAAGGACTCCATCTACACGGTGAAGCTCCGGCGGCGCGGGGTGGACCTGGCCCGCGAGGAGGACCCCAACGTCCTCAAGTCCGTCCGGGTCCGGGACGTCATGGATCCCCTCCCGGCCATCATCCCCGGCACGACCCCCTTCCGGGAGGTCCTGGACGTCATCCTGCGCCGCGGACGCGGGGCCTTCTTCGTGGTGAACATGGAGGAGGAACTCCTGGGGACCCTCTCCCTCGAGGACGTCCGGTTCTTCGCCTTCCAGCGGGAGGACCTCCAGGGGGTGGTGGTGGCCGCGGACATGGTGCACCCGGACGTGCCCCGGGTGACCACCGAGGACACCCTGGACGTGGCGGTCCAGATCCTGGCCGAGGGGGGGCGCGACGAGATCGCCGTGGTGGACCCCGAGAACCCGCGGCGCATCGTGGGGTCCCTCCTCGAGAAGGACGTGCTTCGGGCCTACAGCCGGGAGATCTACCGCCGGGACCTCGCCGGCGCGGTGGCCAGTGCCACCGCCGCCCTCGACCGCGTCCGGCACGTGGACATCGGGGACGGGTACCTCCTGGCGGAGCTTCCGGCCCCGAGGAGCTTCGTGGGCCGGACCCTGCGGGAGCTGGACATCCGGGTGCGCTACGGGCTCCAGATCCTCTTCGTCCGTACCCGCGACGGGGACGCGGCCCCCCGGGTGCTGGTGCCCCTCGGGGAGTACCGGGTTCGGGACCGGGACGTCCTCGTGGCGGCCGGGCCCCGCCAGGCCGTCGAGGAGCTGATGGACCTCCAGTGA
- a CDS encoding ComEA family DNA-binding protein, which produces MQKILSLAFVLLFLFSAAAWAAVNVNTADVAALEQLPYIGPAKARAIVAERERHGPFTSVEDLRRVKGIGPRIIERLEGEVTVSGD; this is translated from the coding sequence ATGCAGAAGATCCTGTCGCTGGCCTTTGTCTTGTTGTTCCTCTTCTCCGCCGCGGCCTGGGCCGCGGTCAACGTGAACACGGCGGACGTCGCCGCCCTCGAGCAGCTGCCCTACATCGGGCCCGCCAAGGCCCGGGCCATCGTGGCCGAGCGCGAGCGCCACGGTCCCTTCACCTCGGTGGAGGACCTCCGCCGCGTCAAGGGCATCGGTCCCCGGATCATCGAGCGCCTCGAGGGAGAGGTGACGGTCTCGGGCGACTGA
- the rbr gene encoding rubrerythrin produces MEKSLKGTRTEANILTAFAGESQARNRYTYFASQAKKEGYVQIARIFAETADQEKEHAKRLFKMLEGGEVEVAAAFPAGTIGTTRDNLLAAAAGENYEQTRMYPEFAEVARAEGFAEIAAVFEAIAVAERQHERRYRALAANIEKDRVFRREGKATWRCLNCGYLHEGEEAPEKCPACAHPRDYFELLAENW; encoded by the coding sequence ATGGAAAAGAGTCTCAAGGGAACCCGGACCGAGGCCAACATCCTCACCGCCTTCGCCGGCGAGTCGCAGGCCAGGAACCGCTACACCTACTTCGCCAGCCAGGCGAAGAAGGAAGGCTACGTCCAGATCGCCCGCATCTTCGCGGAAACGGCCGACCAGGAGAAGGAGCACGCCAAGCGCCTCTTCAAGATGCTCGAGGGCGGGGAGGTCGAGGTGGCCGCCGCCTTCCCGGCGGGGACCATCGGCACCACCCGCGACAACCTCCTGGCCGCCGCGGCGGGTGAAAACTACGAGCAGACCCGGATGTACCCGGAATTCGCCGAGGTGGCCCGGGCCGAGGGCTTTGCGGAGATCGCCGCCGTCTTCGAGGCCATCGCCGTGGCGGAACGCCAGCACGAGCGGCGCTACCGGGCGCTGGCGGCCAACATCGAGAAGGACCGGGTCTTCCGGCGGGAGGGAAAGGCCACGTGGCGGTGCCTGAATTGCGGCTACCTCCACGAGGGGGAGGAGGCGCCCGAAAAGTGCCCGGCCTGCGCCCACCCGAGGGACTACTTCGAGCTCTTGGCCGAGAACTGGTGA
- a CDS encoding Fur family transcriptional regulator yields MTRQRAVILEELRGVTTHPTADEVYEMVRKRIPRISLATVYRNLELMAREGLIQRLDVAGGPKRYDGDPGLHYHVRCVRCGRVDDVHGIPPVDLPQARLEQVTGYRLLAHRLEFRGVCPACRGAEGPGAGS; encoded by the coding sequence ATGACGCGGCAGCGGGCGGTGATCCTGGAGGAGCTCCGGGGCGTCACCACCCACCCGACCGCCGACGAGGTCTACGAGATGGTCCGGAAACGGATCCCGAGGATCAGCCTGGCCACGGTCTACCGGAACCTGGAGCTCATGGCCCGGGAGGGCCTCATCCAGCGGCTCGACGTGGCCGGCGGCCCGAAGCGTTACGACGGGGACCCGGGCCTTCACTACCACGTCCGGTGTGTCCGGTGCGGCCGGGTGGACGACGTCCACGGGATACCGCCGGTGGACCTCCCCCAGGCCCGGCTCGAACAGGTCACCGGGTACCGGCTGCTGGCCCACCGCCTCGAGTTCCGGGGGGTCTGCCCCGCCTGCCGGGGCGCGGAGGGGCCCGGCGCCGGATCGTGA